One genomic region from Saprospiraceae bacterium encodes:
- a CDS encoding glutamine--tRNA ligase/YqeY domain fusion protein, which translates to MSESLNFIEEIIQQDVAENKHQGRVLTRFPPEPNGYLHIGHAKSICLNFGVAQKFGGRTNLRFDDTNPEKEDIEYVESIKDDIRWLGFEWDKELYASDYFEQLYAFAVQLIKDGKAYVDHSSADEIAQQKGTPTVPGTPSPYRDRSVDENLELFENMKAGVFEEGECVLRAKIDLVTPNMLLRDPLMYRIKKDHHHRTGDQWVIYPMYDFAHGQSDSIEQITHSICTLEFENHRPLYDWFIAQLGIFPSHQYEFARLNLTYTVMSKRKLLQLVQEGFVKGWDDPRMPTITGLRRRGFTPESIRDFADRIGVAKRENIIDVSLLEFCVREHLNKIASRFMVVQDPVRLRILNYEEGKTEMMHIVNNPENEAAGARLIPFCNELYVERDDYMEIPSKGYFRLYPGGMVRLKNGYIIKCERSVSNPHTGELEEIQATYFPESRSGQDTSGLQVKGVIHWVSAAEAVNVELRIYDRLFTDESPDGHEDKDFKEFINSDSLKVIPYAKAEPNIINAQQGDRYQFLRSGYYCLDADSRPGHLVFNRTVTLKDAWAKKK; encoded by the coding sequence ATGTCAGAATCACTAAACTTTATCGAAGAGATTATACAGCAGGATGTTGCAGAAAACAAACACCAGGGTAGGGTATTGACCCGCTTTCCTCCTGAGCCCAATGGATATCTGCACATTGGACATGCAAAATCCATTTGTCTCAATTTTGGTGTAGCTCAAAAGTTCGGTGGCAGGACTAATCTGCGTTTTGATGACACCAACCCTGAGAAAGAGGATATAGAGTATGTCGAATCTATCAAAGATGATATCAGGTGGCTGGGTTTTGAATGGGACAAAGAGCTGTATGCTTCCGATTATTTTGAACAACTTTATGCCTTTGCCGTGCAATTGATCAAAGATGGCAAAGCCTATGTGGATCACTCCTCAGCTGATGAGATAGCTCAACAAAAAGGTACTCCCACTGTGCCGGGTACACCCAGCCCATACCGTGACAGATCAGTCGATGAAAACCTGGAGCTATTTGAAAACATGAAAGCAGGTGTGTTTGAAGAAGGAGAATGTGTGCTCAGGGCCAAAATAGATCTGGTTACACCTAATATGTTGCTGCGAGATCCGTTGATGTATCGTATCAAAAAGGATCACCATCATCGCACCGGAGACCAATGGGTCATCTATCCGATGTATGATTTTGCACATGGTCAGAGTGACAGTATAGAGCAGATTACGCACAGTATCTGCACTTTGGAGTTTGAAAATCATAGACCACTGTATGACTGGTTTATAGCACAATTGGGGATATTCCCTTCCCACCAGTATGAATTTGCCAGACTCAATCTCACCTATACAGTAATGAGCAAAAGAAAACTTTTGCAGTTGGTCCAGGAAGGTTTTGTGAAGGGGTGGGATGATCCACGGATGCCTACCATCACCGGTTTGAGAAGGAGAGGTTTTACTCCGGAGTCCATCAGAGATTTTGCAGATCGCATCGGTGTAGCAAAGAGAGAGAACATCATCGATGTGTCTTTGTTGGAGTTTTGCGTCCGTGAACACTTGAATAAAATTGCTTCCAGGTTTATGGTGGTGCAGGATCCGGTCAGATTAAGGATCCTCAACTATGAAGAAGGCAAAACTGAGATGATGCATATCGTGAATAATCCTGAAAACGAAGCTGCCGGAGCAAGGCTCATTCCATTCTGTAATGAGCTTTATGTAGAGCGGGATGACTATATGGAAATTCCCTCCAAAGGGTATTTTAGATTATATCCTGGTGGTATGGTCAGATTGAAAAATGGATATATCATCAAATGTGAACGAAGTGTATCTAATCCTCACACTGGCGAGCTCGAAGAGATCCAAGCCACCTATTTTCCTGAAAGCCGCAGTGGGCAGGATACCTCTGGACTGCAAGTAAAGGGAGTGATCCATTGGGTGAGTGCTGCTGAGGCAGTCAACGTAGAGCTGCGCATCTATGATCGTTTATTTACTGACGAATCTCCTGACGGTCATGAAGACAAAGATTTCAAAGAGTTTATCAATTCTGACTCTTTAAAAGTCATCCCTTATGCCAAAGCCGAGCCTAACATCATCAATGCTCAGCAGGGTGACCGATACCAATTTTTACGATCAGGCTATTATTGTCTGGATGCTGATAGCCGGCCGGGTCATTTGGTTTTTAATCGTACTGTGACGCTTAAGGATGCCTGGGCTAAAAAGAAATAA
- a CDS encoding RsmD family RNA methyltransferase encodes MRIIAGELKGRRLDPPAKSWPTRPTTDFAREGLFNILQNRIDFEELNALDLFGGSGSHSFELISRGCPTVTYVDNFKGCLEFVKTKTKEWKVEEHITIVADDVLRFIRSGHQKYNYIFAGPPYPLRELGQIPQLIFDNDLLEEHGLFILEHNFKYDFTGHPRFKEIRKYGSTLFSFFG; translated from the coding sequence ATGCGAATCATAGCCGGTGAGCTAAAAGGCCGAAGGCTGGATCCTCCAGCAAAATCATGGCCTACCAGGCCTACTACTGACTTTGCCAGGGAAGGCCTGTTCAATATACTCCAGAATAGAATAGATTTTGAAGAATTAAATGCACTTGATTTGTTTGGAGGTAGCGGAAGCCATTCTTTTGAATTGATCAGCAGGGGTTGCCCTACGGTCACTTATGTGGATAATTTTAAAGGCTGCCTGGAGTTTGTTAAGACCAAAACCAAAGAGTGGAAAGTAGAGGAGCATATCACCATTGTGGCAGATGATGTATTGAGGTTTATCAGGAGCGGTCATCAAAAGTATAATTACATATTTGCCGGCCCGCCATACCCCCTTCGGGAGCTAGGTCAGATACCACAGTTAATATTCGATAATGACTTGTTGGAAGAACACGGCTTATTTATCCTCGAGCACAATTTTAAATATGATTTTACCGGACATCCAAGGTTCAAAGAAATCAGGAAATATGGATCCACTTTGTTTTCATTTTTTGGATAA
- a CDS encoding FAD-binding oxidoreductase, which translates to MIQSISNWNNYPSVKATVVASGNTEDLADLLNSSKNIIARGNGRSYGDASLNDRVFSTLDLNRIIDFDITQATIEVQSGVLISQILDLIVPAGFFLPVVPGTKYITIGGAIAADIHGKNHSISGSFAKHVLSIRLYTESSPALDCSRSENSETFYSTCGGMGLTGIILSAKLQLCSIQSPLIKRPIYSDQIFKLFLKF; encoded by the coding sequence ATGATACAATCTATAAGCAACTGGAACAACTATCCAAGCGTAAAGGCGACAGTAGTAGCTTCAGGTAATACAGAAGACCTTGCTGATTTATTGAATTCATCCAAAAATATTATAGCCCGTGGCAACGGCCGATCCTATGGTGATGCGTCGCTCAATGACCGTGTTTTCAGCACCCTTGATCTAAATAGGATCATAGATTTCGATATAACTCAGGCAACAATAGAAGTCCAATCTGGTGTACTAATTTCACAAATATTGGATCTAATAGTCCCGGCAGGATTTTTTTTACCCGTAGTACCTGGTACAAAGTATATTACTATTGGAGGAGCCATAGCAGCTGACATTCATGGTAAAAACCATAGTATATCCGGGAGTTTTGCTAAACATGTCCTATCCATACGCTTATATACTGAATCCAGCCCTGCTCTCGATTGCTCAAGATCAGAAAACAGTGAAACATTTTACTCCACATGTGGGGGCATGGGACTTACTGGTATCATTCTAAGTGCAAAATTGCAGCTTTGCTCCATTCAATCTCCCTTGATAAAAAGACCAATATATTCGGATCAAATTTTCAAACTGTTTTTGAAGTTTTAG
- a CDS encoding sulfotransferase, giving the protein MEASINNIKKKPALFILGVHRSGTTLLEQMLDAHSQVAVCPEMSSGMTHWRLNATKEISDKWKHLLIINYYYHRTNLFEDSINLCLARQAIREFKFPISTNTWYDALIGDYLKEKKASWFGEKTPENTFFVPTLNEAIPESQFIMILRNPFDIVVSLTEAILSPDKSPLPNKWLYHFAVTVKRGLKNMQSHHLPKKIDLLRITYEDLTRNPEPILQQICTFLNINFEPGMLAFQFRKKYARDKEVMRQILGRLDEPLTDQRINRSYSILSPAQYAYLQAYWAPELKLLPYDFPIANTTLSLQMKMHLYVAKLAFYFKTYLWTEYKNKLRFQCHYYAILLLRHTFLKNRIFKNLIINGKDWENIIDHGYNDKSRCNGWNDKLVILVGSYDYSIISVPYA; this is encoded by the coding sequence ATGGAAGCTTCAATAAATAATATAAAGAAAAAGCCGGCTTTATTCATATTGGGCGTACATAGGTCAGGTACAACACTTCTCGAACAAATGCTCGATGCCCATTCACAGGTAGCGGTTTGTCCCGAAATGTCTTCAGGTATGACACATTGGCGTTTAAATGCCACCAAAGAAATCAGTGACAAATGGAAACATCTGCTCATCATCAATTATTATTACCACCGAACCAATCTTTTCGAAGACTCAATTAACCTTTGTCTGGCCCGGCAAGCAATCAGAGAATTTAAATTTCCAATATCTACGAATACCTGGTATGATGCTTTGATCGGTGACTATCTTAAAGAAAAAAAAGCGAGCTGGTTTGGGGAAAAAACTCCCGAAAACACATTTTTCGTACCGACTTTGAATGAAGCTATTCCTGAAAGTCAGTTTATTATGATTTTGAGGAATCCATTTGATATAGTGGTGTCTTTAACAGAAGCAATATTGTCACCTGATAAGTCGCCATTGCCCAACAAGTGGCTATATCATTTTGCCGTGACGGTAAAAAGAGGACTGAAGAACATGCAATCCCATCATCTTCCCAAAAAAATAGACTTACTGCGGATCACCTACGAAGACTTAACTCGAAATCCTGAGCCGATTTTACAACAAATTTGCACCTTTTTGAATATTAATTTTGAGCCAGGTATGTTGGCATTTCAGTTCCGAAAAAAATATGCCCGAGATAAGGAAGTCATGCGACAGATTCTCGGAAGGTTGGACGAACCGCTTACAGATCAACGAATAAACAGGTCCTATTCAATTTTAAGTCCAGCGCAATATGCATATCTCCAGGCATATTGGGCACCTGAATTAAAGCTACTGCCTTATGATTTTCCGATTGCCAATACCACTCTCTCCTTGCAGATGAAAATGCATTTGTATGTTGCCAAATTAGCTTTCTATTTTAAAACTTATTTGTGGACTGAATACAAAAACAAGCTTCGATTCCAATGTCATTACTATGCCATTCTTCTTTTGAGACACACTTTTTTAAAAAATAGAATTTTCAAAAACCTTATTATAAACGGAAAGGACTGGGAGAATATCATTGATCACGGATATAATGACAAATCCAGGTGCAATGGCTGGAATGATAAACTTGTCATTTTGGTTGGTAGTTATGACTATTCCATTATCTCTGTTCCTTACGCTTGA